A genomic region of Macaca thibetana thibetana isolate TM-01 chromosome 14, ASM2454274v1, whole genome shotgun sequence contains the following coding sequences:
- the CSRP3 gene encoding cysteine and glycine-rich protein 3 isoform X2 — translation MPNWGGGAKCGACEKTVYHAEEIQCNGRSFHKTCFHCSPQSRHAQLPPATLPSSLRSLENPRSALDVASQSMLLRRLWEVASLGIRPVSAVPSVGRVWSPQMSLTKMGNFIAKFAMPKILAPRVLGLEALHTKWKRKNEEVRHFSDFLQA, via the exons ATGCCAAACTGGGGCGGAGGCGCAAAATGTGGAGCCTGTGAAAAGACTGTCTACCATGCAGAAGAAATCCAGTGCAATGGAAGGAGTTTCCACAAGACGTGTTTCCACTGCA GTCCCCAAAGCCGGCACGCTCAGCTACCACCAGCAACCCTTCCAAGTTCACTGCGAAGTTTGGAGAATCCGAGAAGTGCCCTCGATGTGGCAAGTCAGTCTATGCTGCTGAGAAGGTTATGGGAGGTGGCAAG CCTTGGCATAAGACCTGTTTCCGCTGTGCCATCTGTGGGAAGAGTCTGGAGTCCACAAATGTCACTGACAAAGATGGGGAACTTTATTGCAAAG TTTGCTATGCCAAAAATTTTGGCCCCACGGGTATTGGGTTTGGAGGCCTTACACACCAagtggaaaagaaagaatgaagaggtGCGACATTTCTCAGATTTTTTGCAAGCCTAA
- the CSRP3 gene encoding cysteine and glycine-rich protein 3 isoform X1, giving the protein MPNWGGGAKCGACEKTVYHAEEIQCNGRSFHKTCFHCMACRKALDSTTVAAHESEIYCKVCYGRRYGPKGIGYGQGAGCLSTDTGEHLGLQFQQSPKPARSATTSNPSKFTAKFGESEKCPRCGKSVYAAEKVMGGGKPWHKTCFRCAICGKSLESTNVTDKDGELYCKVCYAKNFGPTGIGFGGLTHQVEKKE; this is encoded by the exons ATGCCAAACTGGGGCGGAGGCGCAAAATGTGGAGCCTGTGAAAAGACTGTCTACCATGCAGAAGAAATCCAGTGCAATGGAAGGAGTTTCCACAAGACGTGTTTCCACTGCA TGGCCTGCAGGAAGGCTCTTGACAGCACGACAGTCGCGGCTCATGAGTCGGAGATCTACTGTAAAGTGTGCTATGGGCGCAGATATGGTCCCAAAGGGATCGGGTATGGACAAGGCGCTGGCTGTCTCAGCACGGACACGGGCGAGCATCTCGGCCTGCAGTTCCAACA GTCCCCAAAGCCGGCACGCTCAGCTACCACCAGCAACCCTTCCAAGTTCACTGCGAAGTTTGGAGAATCCGAGAAGTGCCCTCGATGTGGCAAGTCAGTCTATGCTGCTGAGAAGGTTATGGGAGGTGGCAAG CCTTGGCATAAGACCTGTTTCCGCTGTGCCATCTGTGGGAAGAGTCTGGAGTCCACAAATGTCACTGACAAAGATGGGGAACTTTATTGCAAAG TTTGCTATGCCAAAAATTTTGGCCCCACGGGTATTGGGTTTGGAGGCCTTACACACCAagtggaaaagaaagaatga